A genomic window from Aythya fuligula isolate bAytFul2 chromosome 15, bAytFul2.pri, whole genome shotgun sequence includes:
- the METRN gene encoding meteorin, which translates to MRALWALCLAGLAAALGSFSADQCSWRGSGLSQEAGSVEQLTLRCAEGSLEWLYPTGALRLRLAPRLPPATGTGKGRSPRHVTACIKPAGTFRGAQLYLERDGELELLLPETEAAPRPRVRCFSWLPREKVALFLQATPHRDISRRIAAFRYELRGDWLARLALPAASLPAEGACRPCNDTELLMAICTSDFVVRGSIRSVSNDAELQESIIGVSAIRIHRQKFPLFQAGGRPGRAAGSIRTPLRCGVRPGPGTFLFTGWLHFGEAWLSCAPRYKDFQRIYEGARRRRQNPCEFPVD; encoded by the exons ATGCGGGCGCTGTGGGCGCTCTGCCTCGCCGGGCTGGCCGCGGCCCTCGGCAGCTTCTCGGCGGATCAGTGCAGCTGGAGGGGCAG CGGCTTGTCGCAGGAGGCGGGCAGCGTGGAGCAGCTGACCCTGCGCTGCGCCGAGGGCTCCCTGGAATGGCTGTACCCCACGGGGGCCCTGCGCCTCCGCCTGGCCCCCCGCCTGCCCCCCGCCACCGGCACCGGCAAGGGCAGGAGCCCCCGGCACGTCACCGCCTGCATCAAACCCGCCGGCACCTTCCGGGGGGCTCAGCTCTACCTGGAGCGGGAcggggagctggagctgctgctgcccgaaACGGAggctgccccccggccccgcgtgCGCTGCTTCAGCTGGCTGCCCCGCGAGAAGGTGGCCCTGTTCCTGCAGGCCACCCCGCACCGCGACATCAGCCGCCGCATCGCCGCCTTCCGCTACGAGCTGCGGGGGGACTGGCTCGCCCGCCTGGCGCTGCCCGCCGCCAGCCTGCCCGCCGAAG GGGCGTGCCGGCCGTGCAACGACACCGAGCTCCTGATGGCCATTTGCACTAGTGACTTTG TGGTCCGTGGCAGCATCCGCAGCGTCTCCAACGACGCGGAGCTGCAGGAATCCATCATCGGGGTGAGCGCCATCCGCATCCACCGCCAGAAATTCCCCCTCTTCCAGGCCGGGGGGAGGCCagggcgggcggcgggcagcATCCGCACCCCCCTGCGCTGCGGTGTCCGGCCAGGCCCCGGCACCTTCCTCTTCACGGGGTGGCTGCATTTCGGCGAGGCTTGGCTCAGCTGCGCGCCCCGCTACAAGGACTTCCAGCGCATCTACGAGGGCGCCCGGCGCAGGCGGCAGAACCCCTGCGAGTTCCCTGTGGACTGA